AGCTTTGCTTCGAGGGATTGAATAAAAGATATACGTCAGTGACAGAAGAGCTAGAAAGTCGTCTGGAAGGGGAGCTTTCTGTTATTGAGAAAATGGGTTATGTGGAGTATTTCCTAATCGTTTGGGACTTTATAAAATATGCAAAGGATAACGGTATCCCTGTAGGGCCGGGCAGAGGAAGTGCAGCAGGAAGTATCGTGGCCTATACCTTGGGAATCACCGATGTGGACCCTATCAAATACAATCTCATTTTCGAGCGTTTTTTAAATCCTGAAAGAATATCCATGCCCGATATCGATATTGACTTCTGCTACGAACGACGGGAGGAAGTCATCGATTATGTGAAGCAGAAATACGGTGAAGATAAGGTGGCTCAAATCATTACCTTTGGAACCATGGCAGCGAGGGCGGCCATTCGAGATGTAGGTAGAGTGATCAATATGCCTTATAACGAAGTGGATAAAATAGCGAAGCAAATCCCCTTTGCCATCGGAATGACCATAGAAAAAGCGCTGAAGATGAATCCCGAGCTAAAATCCATATACGAAGAAAATGAGCAAGGCAGATATTTAATCGATATGGCTAGAAGGCTAGAGGGAATGCCGAGACATGCTTCCACCCATGCAGCAGGTGTGGTAATTGCTAAAAAACCACTAAAGGAGCATGTGCCTTTATATGTTCATGACGATAACAGTACCACACAGTTTACCATGGGAACCTTGGAGGAACTGGGACTTTTAAAAATGGATTTCCTAGGACTGAGGACATTGACCGTAATAAAGGATGCCATTGACTTAATTGAAAAGAATCACGGTATTAAACTGGATCTTTCCGACAGTAAATACGATGACGAGAAGGTCTATGATTTGATCAGTAAAGGCGACACACTGGGGTTATTCCAGCTGGAAAGTGCCGGTATGATCCAGTTTTTAAAGGAGCTAAAGCCCAATTGCTTCGAGGATATTATTGCGGGGATTTCTTTGTATCGTCCAGGGCCTATGGATTCCATTCCAAGATATATTGAAAATAAAAATAACCCTGAGAAAATTAAATACATCCATGAAAGCTTGGAGCCTATTTTAAATGTAACCTATGGCTGTATGGTCTACCAAGAGCAGATTATGCAAATCGTTCGAGATTTAGCCGGATATAGCTACGGAAGATCAGACCTTGTAAGACGTGCCATGGGAAAAAAGAAAATGGATGTAATGGAGCAGGAAAGAAAGAACTTTATCTATGGTATCGTCAATGAAAAAGGCGAGGTAGAAGTTGCTGGCTGTATCAGGAATGGTGTGCCAGAGGATGTTGCAAATAAAATATACGATGAGATGATCGACTTTGCAAACTATGGCTTTAATAAATCCCACGCCGCCGCTTATGCCGTTCTTGCCTACGAAACTGCTTATTTAAAAACTTACTATAAGGTAGAATTTATGGCAGCGTTAATGACCAGCGTCATGGGCAATACGTCGAAGGTAGTGCAGTACATTCAAGATTGTAAAAAACAAAATATAAAAATACTGCCCCCGAGCATTAATCGAAGCTTTAGTAAATTCACTGTTGAAGGTGAAAGTATCCGCTTTGCTTTAGGCGCTGTAAAAAATGTAGGTATCGGTATGATCAATAATCTGGTTCAGATTCGAGAAACCACAGGAGATTTTTCTACATTTTTAGATTTCTGTCAAAGAGTAGAATCGAAAGATATCAACAAAAGGGCTGTGGAAAGCTTAATCAAATGTGGAGCATTTGATAATATGGGTGGAAATCGTGCACAGCTAATGGCAAGCTTCGAAGGCATCATGGA
Above is a genomic segment from Alkaliphilus oremlandii OhILAs containing:
- a CDS encoding DNA polymerase III subunit alpha, which gives rise to MSNQFVHLHVHTEYSLLDGFTVINKAMERVKEMGMNAIAITDHGSMFGVVDFYKAAKKNGIKPIIGCEVYTAPRSMADKDPQKDKNQGHLVLLAKNEEGYQNIIKMVSNGFLEGFYYKPRIDYDELERHSKGIICLSACLAGDIQQLLLQDQYESAKALALRLNAMFEENSFYLELQDHNMAEQKKVNLGLIKLSRETGIPLVATNDAHYINKEDAKAHDILLCIQTGKIVEDQERMRFPNDEFYLKSPEEMMKIFDFAPEAISNTVKIAEQCNFDFDFNTIHLPEYHVPQDVNKEDYLRKLCFEGLNKRYTSVTEELESRLEGELSVIEKMGYVEYFLIVWDFIKYAKDNGIPVGPGRGSAAGSIVAYTLGITDVDPIKYNLIFERFLNPERISMPDIDIDFCYERREEVIDYVKQKYGEDKVAQIITFGTMAARAAIRDVGRVINMPYNEVDKIAKQIPFAIGMTIEKALKMNPELKSIYEENEQGRYLIDMARRLEGMPRHASTHAAGVVIAKKPLKEHVPLYVHDDNSTTQFTMGTLEELGLLKMDFLGLRTLTVIKDAIDLIEKNHGIKLDLSDSKYDDEKVYDLISKGDTLGLFQLESAGMIQFLKELKPNCFEDIIAGISLYRPGPMDSIPRYIENKNNPEKIKYIHESLEPILNVTYGCMVYQEQIMQIVRDLAGYSYGRSDLVRRAMGKKKMDVMEQERKNFIYGIVNEKGEVEVAGCIRNGVPEDVANKIYDEMIDFANYGFNKSHAAAYAVLAYETAYLKTYYKVEFMAALMTSVMGNTSKVVQYIQDCKKQNIKILPPSINRSFSKFTVEGESIRFALGAVKNVGIGMINNLVQIRETTGDFSTFLDFCQRVESKDINKRAVESLIKCGAFDNMGGNRAQLMASFEGIMDNIQQEKRRKLEGQIDLFQMNEEMDASMNTVNFPDIKDFSEKIRLSMEKEVVGFYISGHPLSEYEKELEQIVSANSAQLIEAMENLAESQLKDGQPIIVGGMIAEINSKITRNNQMMAFIVLEDLFGSLECIVFPRTLKQYNHLIEEDGFIVIQGILSLKEDEEPKVLVNRMTPLVKVSEEHLKSLEKGNHKVFIKLKSKKDWHQIEEIKPTLKKYSGSTPIVIYIEETNEKLKADRGLWISLNDEVILKLQDFFGEENIKIL